From a region of the Helianthus annuus cultivar XRQ/B chromosome 5, HanXRQr2.0-SUNRISE, whole genome shotgun sequence genome:
- the LOC110943386 gene encoding uncharacterized protein LOC110943386: MIHKHAFEALDRTLKDILMPECSNSEALPFGRKVIVFGGDFRQILPVVPNGSRQDIVNASLNSSYIWNKCKLLTLTKNMRLTVGMNHGDIEKTKDFAKWILDIGEGKVGGRNDGEAVIDIPEELLITDSTNPMVSLINFVYPPILESFNDPNYFQQRAILAPKNDVVHEINDTLLAMINFVYPSILESFNDPNYFQQRAILAPKNDVVHEINDILLAMFPGDQKEYLSSDSICQSVNVTDHIRHDVYPPTF, encoded by the coding sequence ATGATTCATAAACATGCCTTTGAAGCATTGGATAGAACCTTAAAAGATATATTGATGCCTGAATGTTCAAATAGCGAAGCTTTACCATTTGGAAGAAAGGTAATTGTATTTGGTGGTGACTTTAGACAAATTCTTCCTGTTGTTCCTAATGGTTCTAGACAAGATATCGTCAACGCTTCATTGAATTCATCATATATATGGAACAAATGCAAGTTACTAACGCTAACAAAAAACATGAGGCTCACAGTTGGCATGAATCATGGTGATATTGAGAAGACAAAAGATTTTGCTAAATGGATTTTGGATATTGGCGAGGGAAAAGTTGGTGGTCGCAACGACGGCGAAGCTGTTATTGATATACCTGAAGAACTGTTGATTACTGATTCCACTAACCCTATGGTTAGTCTGATCAACTTTGTGTATCCTCCGATACTTGAATCTTTCAATGAtccaaattattttcaacaaAGAGCGATACTTGCTCCTAAGAACGACGTTGTTCACGAGATAAATGATACCTTATTAGCAATGATCAACTTTGTGTATCCTTCGATACTTGAATCTTTCAATGAtccaaattattttcaacaaAGAGCGATACTTGCTCCTAAGAACGACGTTGTTCACGAGATAAATGATATCTTATTAGCAATGTTTCCTGGTGATCAAAAAGAGTATCTAAGTTCTGATTCTATCTGCCAATCGGTGAATGTAACTGACCATATTCGACACGATGTTTACCCCCCGACATTCTAA
- the LOC110943387 gene encoding ATP-dependent DNA helicase pif1-like: MPNHKLVLKVGVPIMLLRNLDQKNGLYNGTRLQVVTLGDRIIEAKVIGTRTFIPRINLSPSDKRIPFKLQRRQFPIAVCFAMTINKSQGQSLSKVGLFLKQPVFTHGQLYVALSRVKSMDGLRMLILDDDGNVTNKTTNVVYKEIFSNL, encoded by the coding sequence ATGCCGAATCATAAGTTGGTATTAAAAGTTGGCGTTCCCATAATGCTTTTACGTAACCTTGATCAGAAAAACGGTTTGTATAATGGTACAAGATTACAAGTCGTTACACTTGGTGATCGTATTATTGAAGCAAAAGTTATTGGGACAAGAACTTTTATTCCAAGGATCAATCTTTCTCCTTCTGACAAACGAATTCCTTTCAAACTTCAAAGAAGGCAATTTCCGATAGCAGTGTGTTTCGCAATGACGATAAACAAAAGCCAGGGGCAGTCGCTATCGAAGGTTGGTTTGTTTCTAAAGCAACCTGTTTTCACTCACGGACAACTATACGTTGCACTTTCAAGAGTCAAAAGTATGGATGGTTTAAGGATGTTAATATTAGACGATGATGGGAACGTTACTAATAAAACTACAAATGTAGTTTACAAAGAGATATTCTCAAATTTATAG